A portion of the Syngnathoides biaculeatus isolate LvHL_M chromosome 7, ASM1980259v1, whole genome shotgun sequence genome contains these proteins:
- the rfx2 gene encoding DNA-binding protein RFX2 isoform X5: MQSSEGGSDTSPSVAALRTSSSAQAPVVQPVPASQQRALVQATGSVQKGGQVQQLSVSRAQQVSPQVQQSQHVYPSQVHYVGEGGEAVYTNGTIRTAYYNPEAQLYGQSSGGSYFDSQAGGAHVATVVSSASGGVPPHSMVGIAMDVSSSHIISSGSTYLIHGGNMEGSRNHISHSSRSSSAMLEMAIENLQKSEGIASHKSSLLNSHLQWLLDNYETAEGVSLPRCSLYNHYLRHCQEQKLDPVNAASFGKLIRSVFMGLRTRRLGTRGNSKYHYYGIRVKPDSPLNRLQEDTQYMAMRQQPVHQKQRFKPLQKVDGMPDNLCVNSHCNNTPEQSVAAQSQHHQQYIDTAHSLPEFPAPNVGAQPLPERISMNDIKKLQTLYRDHCEATLDVVMNLQFHYIEKLWQTFWCSTAPPSDGSTTIANSDDELEGVLPREKLVNLCKYEPVRLWMRSCDHILYQALVEILIPDVLRPVPSTLTQAIRNFAKSLEGWLTNAMTNFPQEIIRIKVAVVSAFAQTLRRYTSLNHLAQAARAVLQNTSQINQMLSDLNRVDFANVQEQASWVCQCDESVVQRLEQDFKVTLQQQSSLDQWATWLDNVVSLVLKPHQGSPSFPKAARQFLLKWSFYSSMVIRDLTLRSAASFGSFHLIRLLYDEYMFYLVEHRVAQATGETPIAVMGEFSDLSSMMPSLMEKDVSFSDEMSDLGSDADVSRSEPAVKRERIEMSHPLQEM, from the exons ATGCAGAGCTCTGAGGGTGGTTCCGACACTTCGCCCAGCGTGGCAGCGTTGCGGACCTCATCATCAGCCCAGGCGCCTGTGGTGCAACCCGTCCCGGCCTCCCAACAG AGAGCGCTGGTACAAGCCACAGGCTCAGTTCAGAAGGGAGGACAAGTACAACAGCTTTCAGTATCCAGGGCTCAACAGGTTTCTCCgcag GTGCAGCAGTCACAGCATGTCTATCCATCCCAGGTGCACTATGTAGGGGAAGGCGGAGAGGCCGTTTACACTAATGGAACAAT TCGCACGGCCTACTACAACCCAGAGGCTCAGTTGTACGGTCAGAGCAGCGGGGGGTCGTACTTTGACTCGCAGGCCGGTGGAGCTCACGTCGCCACCGTTGTCTCCTCTGCCAGTGGTGGGGTGCCGCCTCATAGCATGGTGGGCATAGCCATGGACGTAAGCAGCAGCCATATCATCTCCAGCGGCAGCACCTATTTGATCCATGGAGGGAACATGGAAGGAAGCCGCAACCATATATCACACTCGTCTCGCTCCTCTTCAGCCATG CTTGAAATGGCGATTGAAAACCTCCAAAAGTCTGAAGGGATTGCAAGTCACAAAAGCAGCCTGCTCAACAGTCAT CTCCAGTGGCTGCTGGACAACTATGAGACCGCTGAGGGTGTGAGCCTGCCCCGGTGCTCCCTCTACAACCATTACTTGCGGCATTGCCAGGAACAGAAACTGGATCCGGTCAACGCAGCCTCCTTTGGGAAGCTCATCCGCTCCGTCTTCATGGGCCTCAGGACCCGGCGCCTTGGGACCAG AGGCAACTCAAAATATCATTATTACGGCATCCGGGTCAAGCCAGACTCTCCACTAAACCGACTGCAAGAGGACACCCAGTACATGGCTATGAGGCAGCAGCCTGTGCATCAGAAACAAAG ATTCAAACCTCTGCAGAAGGTAGATGGAATGCCCGACAACCTGTGTGTGAACTCTCACTGCAACAACACTCCGGAACAATCTGTTGCAGCTCAGAGCCAACACCACCAGCAGTACATCG ACACGGCCCACAGCTTGCCCGAGTTTCCTGCTCCCAACGTGGGCGCTCAGCCTCTACCGGAGCGCATCAGTATGAACGACATCAAAAAGCTGCAGACCCTCTACAGAGACCACTGCGAG GCCACTCTGGATGTGGTGATGAACCTCCAGTTCCACTACATTGAGAAACTCTGGCAGACCTTTTGGTGCTCCACAGCACCACCTAGCGACGGGAGCACCACCATCGCCAACAG TGACGACGAACTGGAGGGTGTGTTGCCTCGAGAGAAGCTGGTCAATCTCTGTAAATACGAACCAGTTCGACTATGGATGAGAAGCTGCGATCACATCCTCTACCAGGCCCTGGTGGAGATCCTGATCCCGGACGTGCTGCGTCCTGTTCCCA GCACTCTCACTCAGGCCATCAGGAACTTTGCTAAGAGTCTGGAAGGATGGCTGACGAACGCCATGACCAACTTTCCTCAAGAAATCATTCGCATTAAG GTGGCAGTGGTCAGTGCCTTTGCGCAGACCCTCAGACGTTACACCAGCCTGAACCACTTGGCCCAGGCAGCGCGCGCCGTCCTCCAGAACACCTCACAGATCAACCAGATGCTGTCCGACCTCAACCGGGTGGACTTTGCTAACGTGCAG GAGCAGGCGTCGTGGGTGTGCCAGTGCGACGAGAGCGTGGTTCAGCGTCTGGAGCAGGACTTTAAAGTCACACTGCAGCAGCAGAGTTCCCTGGACCAGTGGGCCACTTGGCTGGACAATGTGGTCTCTCTGGTCCTCAAGCCCCACCAGGGCAGCCCGAGTTTCCCAAAGGCGGCGCGGCAGTTTCTGCTTAAATGGTCCTTCTACAG CTCAATGGTGATTCGAGACCTGACCTTGCGTAGCGCCGCCAGTTTCGGTTCTTTCCACCTGATCCGGCTGCTGTACGACGAGTACATGTTCTACCTGGTGGAGCACCGCGTGGCTCAGGCCACCGGAGAGACGCCGATCGCTGTCATGGGGGAG TTCAGCGATCTGAGCTCCATGATGCCATCACTCATGGAAAAAG ACGTGTCCTTCTCTGACGAGATGAGCGACCTGGGCAGCGACGCCGACGTGTCCCGGAGCGAGCCAGCCGTTAAGCGGGAGCGCATCGAAATGAGCCACCCTCTGCAGGAGATGTGA
- the rfx2 gene encoding DNA-binding protein RFX2 isoform X6 → MQSSEGGSDTSPSVAALRTSSSAQAPVVQPVPASQQVQQSQHVYPSQVHYVGEGGEAVYTNGTIRTAYYNPEAQLYGQSSGGSYFDSQAGGAHVATVVSSASGGVPPHSMVGIAMDVSSSHIISSGSTYLIHGGNMEGSRNHISHSSRSSSAMLEMAIENLQKSEGIASHKSSLLNSHLQWLLDNYETAEGVSLPRCSLYNHYLRHCQEQKLDPVNAASFGKLIRSVFMGLRTRRLGTRGNSKYHYYGIRVKPDSPLNRLQEDTQYMAMRQQPVHQKQRFKPLQKVDGMPDNLCVNSHCNNTPEQSVAAQSQHHQQYIDTAHSLPEFPAPNVGAQPLPERISMNDIKKLQTLYRDHCEATLDVVMNLQFHYIEKLWQTFWCSTAPPSDGSTTIANSDDELEGVLPREKLVNLCKYEPVRLWMRSCDHILYQALVEILIPDVLRPVPSTLTQAIRNFAKSLEGWLTNAMTNFPQEIIRIKVAVVSAFAQTLRRYTSLNHLAQAARAVLQNTSQINQMLSDLNRVDFANVQEQASWVCQCDESVVQRLEQDFKVTLQQQSSLDQWATWLDNVVSLVLKPHQGSPSFPKAARQFLLKWSFYSSMVIRDLTLRSAASFGSFHLIRLLYDEYMFYLVEHRVAQATGETPIAVMGEFSDLSSMMPSLMEKDVSFSDEMSDLGSDADVSRSEPAVKRERIEMSHPLQEM, encoded by the exons ATGCAGAGCTCTGAGGGTGGTTCCGACACTTCGCCCAGCGTGGCAGCGTTGCGGACCTCATCATCAGCCCAGGCGCCTGTGGTGCAACCCGTCCCGGCCTCCCAACAG GTGCAGCAGTCACAGCATGTCTATCCATCCCAGGTGCACTATGTAGGGGAAGGCGGAGAGGCCGTTTACACTAATGGAACAAT TCGCACGGCCTACTACAACCCAGAGGCTCAGTTGTACGGTCAGAGCAGCGGGGGGTCGTACTTTGACTCGCAGGCCGGTGGAGCTCACGTCGCCACCGTTGTCTCCTCTGCCAGTGGTGGGGTGCCGCCTCATAGCATGGTGGGCATAGCCATGGACGTAAGCAGCAGCCATATCATCTCCAGCGGCAGCACCTATTTGATCCATGGAGGGAACATGGAAGGAAGCCGCAACCATATATCACACTCGTCTCGCTCCTCTTCAGCCATG CTTGAAATGGCGATTGAAAACCTCCAAAAGTCTGAAGGGATTGCAAGTCACAAAAGCAGCCTGCTCAACAGTCAT CTCCAGTGGCTGCTGGACAACTATGAGACCGCTGAGGGTGTGAGCCTGCCCCGGTGCTCCCTCTACAACCATTACTTGCGGCATTGCCAGGAACAGAAACTGGATCCGGTCAACGCAGCCTCCTTTGGGAAGCTCATCCGCTCCGTCTTCATGGGCCTCAGGACCCGGCGCCTTGGGACCAG AGGCAACTCAAAATATCATTATTACGGCATCCGGGTCAAGCCAGACTCTCCACTAAACCGACTGCAAGAGGACACCCAGTACATGGCTATGAGGCAGCAGCCTGTGCATCAGAAACAAAG ATTCAAACCTCTGCAGAAGGTAGATGGAATGCCCGACAACCTGTGTGTGAACTCTCACTGCAACAACACTCCGGAACAATCTGTTGCAGCTCAGAGCCAACACCACCAGCAGTACATCG ACACGGCCCACAGCTTGCCCGAGTTTCCTGCTCCCAACGTGGGCGCTCAGCCTCTACCGGAGCGCATCAGTATGAACGACATCAAAAAGCTGCAGACCCTCTACAGAGACCACTGCGAG GCCACTCTGGATGTGGTGATGAACCTCCAGTTCCACTACATTGAGAAACTCTGGCAGACCTTTTGGTGCTCCACAGCACCACCTAGCGACGGGAGCACCACCATCGCCAACAG TGACGACGAACTGGAGGGTGTGTTGCCTCGAGAGAAGCTGGTCAATCTCTGTAAATACGAACCAGTTCGACTATGGATGAGAAGCTGCGATCACATCCTCTACCAGGCCCTGGTGGAGATCCTGATCCCGGACGTGCTGCGTCCTGTTCCCA GCACTCTCACTCAGGCCATCAGGAACTTTGCTAAGAGTCTGGAAGGATGGCTGACGAACGCCATGACCAACTTTCCTCAAGAAATCATTCGCATTAAG GTGGCAGTGGTCAGTGCCTTTGCGCAGACCCTCAGACGTTACACCAGCCTGAACCACTTGGCCCAGGCAGCGCGCGCCGTCCTCCAGAACACCTCACAGATCAACCAGATGCTGTCCGACCTCAACCGGGTGGACTTTGCTAACGTGCAG GAGCAGGCGTCGTGGGTGTGCCAGTGCGACGAGAGCGTGGTTCAGCGTCTGGAGCAGGACTTTAAAGTCACACTGCAGCAGCAGAGTTCCCTGGACCAGTGGGCCACTTGGCTGGACAATGTGGTCTCTCTGGTCCTCAAGCCCCACCAGGGCAGCCCGAGTTTCCCAAAGGCGGCGCGGCAGTTTCTGCTTAAATGGTCCTTCTACAG CTCAATGGTGATTCGAGACCTGACCTTGCGTAGCGCCGCCAGTTTCGGTTCTTTCCACCTGATCCGGCTGCTGTACGACGAGTACATGTTCTACCTGGTGGAGCACCGCGTGGCTCAGGCCACCGGAGAGACGCCGATCGCTGTCATGGGGGAG TTCAGCGATCTGAGCTCCATGATGCCATCACTCATGGAAAAAG ACGTGTCCTTCTCTGACGAGATGAGCGACCTGGGCAGCGACGCCGACGTGTCCCGGAGCGAGCCAGCCGTTAAGCGGGAGCGCATCGAAATGAGCCACCCTCTGCAGGAGATGTGA